In Vitis vinifera cultivar Pinot Noir 40024 chromosome 17, ASM3070453v1, one genomic interval encodes:
- the LOC100258672 gene encoding DNA-(apurinic or apyrimidinic site) endonuclease, with product MKRYFQPIGKDGSSKKPSLSKEDGDENTDQVSEEEKKEPLKFLTWNANSFLIRVKNNWPEFTKFVSDLDPDVIAVQEVRMPAAGSKGAPKNHGELKDDTSSSREEKKILMHALSRPPFGNYRVWWSLADSKYAGTALFVKKCFQPKKVSFSIDQKASKHEPEGRVILAEFESFRLLNTYVPNNGWKDEETSFQRRRKWDKRMLEFVVQSSDKPLIWCGDLNVSHEEIDVSHPEFFSAAKHNGYVPPNKEDCGQPGFTLAERRRFGGILKEGKLVDAYRLLHKEKDMEGGFSWSGNPIGKYRGKRMRIDYFIVPEALKDRIVACEIHGQGIELKGFYGSDHCPVSLELSETSSGSNQS from the exons ATGAAGCGATACTTCCAACCAATTGGGAAGGATGGCTCCTCCAAGAAACCCTCTCTCTCAAAAGAAGATGGCGATGAGAACACAGACCAGGTTTCAgaggaggagaagaaggagCCATTAAAGTTCTTGACATGGAATGCCAACAGTTTTCTTATTCGAGTCAAGAACAACTGGCCCGAATTCACCAAGTTTGTTTCTGATCTTGATCCTGATGTCATTGCTGTACAG GAAGTAAGGATGCCAGCAGCTGGCTCCAAGGGTGCTCCTAAAAACCATGGAGAGTTAAAAGATGATACAAGCTCATCACGTGAGGAAAAGAAG ATATTAATGCATGCCCTTTCCAGACCTCCATTTGGAAATTATCGTGTTTGGTGGTCTCTTGCAGATTCCAAATATGCAGGGACTGCATTGTTTGTTAAGAAGTGTTTTCAACCAAAAAAGGTCTCTTTCTCTATTGATCAAAAAG CTTCAAAGCATGAGCCTGAAGGTCGGGTTATTTTGGCTGAATTCGAGTCTTTCCGCCTATTGAATACATATGTGCCAAATAACGGTTGGAAAGATGAGGAAACATCATTTCAGAGGAGAAGAAAATGGGATAAGAGgatgcttgaatttgttgtgcaATCTTCTGATAAGCCTCTTATTTGGTGTGGCGATCTGAATGTTAG TCACGAAGAGATTGATGTGAGCCATCCAGAATTCTTCAGTGCAGCAAAGCACAATGGATATGTTCCTCCAAATAAAGAG GACTGTGGGCAGCCTGGATTTACCTTGGCTGAGAGGAGGCGTTTTGGTGGCATATTGAAAGA GGGGAAGCTAGTAGATGCATACAGACTCCTACACAAGGAAAAAGACATGGAAGGTGGCTTCTCATGGTCTGGAAACCCTATTGGAAA GTATAGAGGGAAGAGGATGAGAATAGACTATTTCATAGTTCCAGAGGCACTCAAAGATAGGATTGTTGCATGTGAGATCCATGGACAGGGGATTGAATTAAAAG GTTTCTACGGAAGTGACCATTGCCCGGTTTCCCTGGAGCTTTCCGAGACAAGCTCCGGTTCCAACCAAAGCTAA